The Gracilimonas sediminicola sequence TCAATCAGGCTATTTTTGTAAGTGCTACCCCCAGCGATTATGAACTGGAGAAATCCGGAGGGGTTTACACCGAACAAATCATTCGTCCAACCGGACTTATGGAACCTGAAATCGAAATTAGGCCTCTGGGTAATCAGGTGGATGATCTGCTGGCTGAAATTCAGGAGAAGGTTGAGAAAAAAGAGCGTGTACTTGTAATCACGCTTACTAAACGATTAAGTGAAGAGCTCAGTGAGTATCTGAAAAACCTGGGCATCAGTGCGGCTTATATGCACAGTGAGTTAAATGCTCTTGAAAGAATCGAAGTTTTATATAAATTCCGCCGCGGAGATTTTGATGTTCTTGTGGGCATTAACCTGCTTCGGGAGGGAATTGATATTCCTGAACTGAGTCTGGTGGCTATTATGGATGCAGATAAAGAAGGATTCCTGAGATCGGAAACTTCGTTGTTCCAGATAGTTGGCCGCGCAGCACGTAATGTCGGTGGGAAAGCTATTCTGTATGCAGATAAAATCACAAACAGCATTCAGAAAGTAGTGGATGAAACCAGGCGGCGGCGCAAACTGCAGGAAGAGTACAATGAGAAGCATGGAATTACCCCCGAAACCATTAAGAAGGAACTGAAACCATTGGTTGATCCGGCGTTGATTTCAAATCAAAGCTTTGACTTTGCCGGCAAAGACGAGGAAGCGGATGAAGACGCTCTCGAGGTGGTGAAGGTTGCTGAGGATGGCATTCAGTATAAAGCCAGCCCGGCAATGAAGGAAGTAACCTTCGAAAGTAAGGACAAGCTTATTGAACATCTTCGCGAAACCATGGTTCACGCAGCCAAGAACATGGAGTTCGAGGAAGCGGCTCGTATTCGGGATCAAATTGCACAATTAGAACAAGAATTATAGTTACCAATGAAGAACACGCTTACGTTTTTGAAATCATTTGCAACGGATAAAGACGTTGCTTCTATAACTCCTTCTTCCAAATACTGTGTGCGAAAACTATGTGAGCATATCGACTTCACCACTACAAAAACTATTGTAGAATATGGTGGCGGAACCGGTGTTTTCACCAAGCATTTCCTCAAACAAATGAGCCCCGATGCCCGCCTTTTTGTATTCGAAACCAACGATAACTTCTACAAGAAGCTGAGTGAAATTCAGGATGAACGCATCACCGTTTTTCACGAAAGCGTGGAAGAGATCATGAACCTGCTTCCTGAACAAGTAGTTGGTGCTGTTGACCATGTGGTTTCCGGGATTCCCTTTTCCTTTTTTGATTGGGAGATGAAAATCGACATACTTGGGAAAACTCAACAAATTTTGAGAAATGAAGGCTCTTTTCTGGCTTACCAAACTTCGGGTCACCTGAAAAAACCCCTTACCGAAGTCTTTGATAACTATACCACCGATTTCTGCTGGAAGAACATCCCGCCTTATTTCATTTATGAGTCGGTGAAGGACTAATCTGTTGGGTTACAGATCACCGTAAAGAATTGTTATTAAAAAAAGTCCCTATTCCGGTTTTTGGCCCAGCTTTTTACAGATGCCGGCCAGCTGTTCTTTTTCTTTAATGCTGAGACAGCTAAACTCTTCTTTGATTTTATCCAGATGCTGGGGAAAGAATTCTTCAATAAAAGAACGCCCCTTTTTGGTTAAGCTGATGATCACTGCCCGGCGATCATTAGGGTCTGTTTTCTTTTCAACCAGGCCATTCTTTTGGAGGTTGTCTATTACCAGCGTAATGTTGCCCCCGCTTTTTAACAGCTTTTGGCCAAGTTCTCTTTGGTTCAACGGGCCGAGGTGTAGCAGGGCTTCGAGGGTTCCGAACTGACTGACGGTTAGATTGGCATCTGATAAGTGGCGGGAAAGTCGGCCGTTCAAGCTTTCTGAGGCTCGCATCAATTTGATAAACGCGTTAAGCGTCGACTTTTCTTCGTCCGTACCGTCGTAATGTGTTCCCATAATGTCTCACCTGTTTCGTGAAGTCAAAACTTTATGCCGGGTGGCATCGTTCGCTCATACATCATATACAACACTGACGGGAGCATGATCCGAAATATCCCACTTTTTTTCTATTTCAGCCACCTTTGCTTTTTCTGCTAATTCATTGGTCGCCAGATGATAATCAATTCTCCAGCCTTTATTTCTTTCCTTGGAAGCAGCGCGATAACTCCACCAGCTATATAGATCTTTTTTCCCGGGATGAAGCTCTCTGAATACATCATTGTAACCGACCTCGAGAAAATCCGTTACCCATGCCCGTTCTTCCGGTAAAAACCCGGACGTTTTATGTTGTTTATCCGGGTTATGAATATCTATTTCGGTGTGGCAAATATTGAAATCCCCACAAAAAACGGAGGGCTTTTCATCTTCAATAAACTTCTTTCCGAAACGGATAAAGTTGTCCAGAAAATCCATTTTCATATCCTGCCGAATATCGCCCGTGGTTCCACTGGGGGCATAAATGCTGAATACTCTGAAGCCATCATACTCCGCCATAATCACACGGCCTTCACTGTCAATCCAGTCAACCCCTATTCCTTCTTCAATTTTCTTCGGCTTTTCCTTGGAATAAATAGCTACACCCGAATACCCCTTTTTCTCAGCTACATGATAATATTCGTGATATCCCAGCTCTTTTACTTCTTCGGGAACCTGATTCTCCAACGCACGAAGTTCCTGTATACAGATGATATCCGGGTCGCTTTCTCCTACCCAGTCAACAAAACCTTTTCGGTGAGCGGCTCTTATTCCGTTTACATTGTATGAACTGATTTTTGTCAAACCGATTTATTTCGCCTTTAAGATTCCGAAATTTCTTTTTCCAACCTTCAGGGCAAACTCATCCCCTTCTGAGAACGTGATGGAATGGTTTTTGTCGGTGACTTTCTTGTCATCGATGCTGATACCACCCTGTTTAATCATGCGCTTGGTTTCGCCATTACTTGGGGAGAATCCTGTTTCTGCAACAATGTCCAGAAGACGGATTTCCTTCCCGGTTTCAAAGAAAAATTCGGGAGCATCGTCCGGAACTTCCTTGTTAATCACCGTTTGCTCAAAATGTGTTTTTGCGCCTTTTGCCGCGTCCTCTCCGTGGTACATGCGTACGATGGTGAACGCCAGGTCGTGCTTCGCATTCCGCGGATCCTTCTCAATTTTCTCTTTAATAGAGGGAAGTTGTGAGGTTTCCACATCGGTAACCAACTCATAGTAGGTGTAAATCAGATTGTCCGGAATAGACAGCGCTTTACCGTACATATCATTCGGCTCTTCATTTATGCCGATGTAGTTATCGTAGGATTTGGACATTTTTGCTGAACCGTCGGTACCCACAAGCAAAGGCATCATCAGACAAACTTGCGGTTCCTGTCCATCTTCTTTCTGAAGCTGACGGCCAACGAGAAGATTAAATTTCTGATCTGTTCCGCCTAACTCAACATCAGATTTCAGGTGCACCGAATCCTGCCCCTGAGCCAATGGATACAGGAATTCATGCAATGAAATCGGCTCATTCTTTTCAAACCGTTTTGAGAAATCATCCCGCTCAATCATGCGTGCAACCGTCAGTTTTGACGATAGCTTGATGACATCCATAAAATCCATCTCACCCAGCCAGTCGTAATTGTTGGTAAGGGTGAGTTTGCTTTCATCTAATATGCTGTTTGCCTGCTCAATATAGGTTTGGGCATTTTCTTTAACCTCTTTCATCGTAAGAGGCGGCCGGGTTTTATTCTGCCCGGTTGGGTCGCCGATCATGGCGGTAAAGCCACCAATAATCAGTATAACTTCATGCCCTAAATCCTGGAACTGCCTCATTTTTCTGAGGATAACAGAATGACCTAAGTGTAAGTCGGGCCGGGTTGGATCTACCCCCAGCTTTATTTTCAGGGGCCTGTTTTCTTTTCTGGATTTTTTAAGCTTTTCAATGAGTTCTTCTTCAGGAACAATTTCTACCGTTCCGCGGCGGATGATTTCAAGTTGTTCCTCAACAGGTAAAAATGACATTTAGTTATCTGTATTATCGTTTAAAAATGGGATGTTTTCTAAGGGATTGTGATCGCTGATGTTGGCCTTCAGCGTTTCGGTATAATTTTCGGCACCCGGGTAAACCAGGGCTACACCATTGTAGGTTAAGGGAGCAAGGTAAATTACATAAGGGTATAAATAGGATTCATTTCTGGCTTGTTCGCCCGGCACATTAAAACCGGCTAAAAGCAGCAGTATGGCGCTTACCACAAGTCCGCTTTTCAGAGCTCCAAAGGTAGCTCCCAAAATACGATTTACCATGCTTAGTTTAACTGCTTTCAAAAGTTCTTTTGTACCGTACGCGATTAAAGCAACAATACCGATGGTGCCTATAAACAGGATAGCGCCGGATACAAAAGGCACATACGAAGCCCCTTCTTCAAACAGCGGCGCGATGATACCGGTAAAGGCATCCAGGTAGTTAAAAGTCAGGAAAACCGCGAGTATAATCGCTACAATATTAAGTACTTCTTTTACCAATCCATTTACAGCCCCTTTGTAGCCAAAGTAAAGTATGGGCGTGGCAATAATCAGGTCAAGGATCAGCATTCATTATCCCCCAAGTTCTTCTTTCACTATGCGGCTAACCAATGATCCATCGGCTTTACCTTTTAGTTGACCCATAAGCGGGCCCATCACTTTGCCCATGTCTTGCATGCCGGAAGCTCCAAGGGCTTCTATCTTCTCCTTTACTATGCTGCGGACTTCATCTTCGTCCATCATTTCAGGGAGATAAGCCTCAATAATTTTCAGCTCTTTTTTCTCATTCTCGGCCAGGTCTTCTCTGTCACCGTCTTCAAACTGCTCAATGGATTCTTTCCGTTGCTTGGCAGCTTTCATCAGTACTTCAACAGCCTGCTCATCGGTGAGGTTAGCTTCCCCGTCTTTTCGCTCGCTGATTTCTTTTTCCATCAGTT is a genomic window containing:
- a CDS encoding CvpA family protein — its product is MLILDLIIATPILYFGYKGAVNGLVKEVLNIVAIILAVFLTFNYLDAFTGIIAPLFEEGASYVPFVSGAILFIGTIGIVALIAYGTKELLKAVKLSMVNRILGATFGALKSGLVVSAILLLLAGFNVPGEQARNESYLYPYVIYLAPLTYNGVALVYPGAENYTETLKANISDHNPLENIPFLNDNTDN
- a CDS encoding exodeoxyribonuclease III, coding for MTKISSYNVNGIRAAHRKGFVDWVGESDPDIICIQELRALENQVPEEVKELGYHEYYHVAEKKGYSGVAIYSKEKPKKIEEGIGVDWIDSEGRVIMAEYDGFRVFSIYAPSGTTGDIRQDMKMDFLDNFIRFGKKFIEDEKPSVFCGDFNICHTEIDIHNPDKQHKTSGFLPEERAWVTDFLEVGYNDVFRELHPGKKDLYSWWSYRAASKERNKGWRIDYHLATNELAEKAKVAEIEKKWDISDHAPVSVVYDV
- a CDS encoding class I SAM-dependent methyltransferase gives rise to the protein MKNTLTFLKSFATDKDVASITPSSKYCVRKLCEHIDFTTTKTIVEYGGGTGVFTKHFLKQMSPDARLFVFETNDNFYKKLSEIQDERITVFHESVEEIMNLLPEQVVGAVDHVVSGIPFSFFDWEMKIDILGKTQQILRNEGSFLAYQTSGHLKKPLTEVFDNYTTDFCWKNIPPYFIYESVKD
- a CDS encoding GatB/YqeY domain-containing protein codes for the protein MTIKEQIISDIKDAMKAKQQDKLRVLRSLKAKLMEKEISERKDGEANLTDEQAVEVLMKAAKQRKESIEQFEDGDREDLAENEKKELKIIEAYLPEMMDEDEVRSIVKEKIEALGASGMQDMGKVMGPLMGQLKGKADGSLVSRIVKEELGG
- the tyrS gene encoding tyrosine--tRNA ligase, with protein sequence MSFLPVEEQLEIIRRGTVEIVPEEELIEKLKKSRKENRPLKIKLGVDPTRPDLHLGHSVILRKMRQFQDLGHEVILIIGGFTAMIGDPTGQNKTRPPLTMKEVKENAQTYIEQANSILDESKLTLTNNYDWLGEMDFMDVIKLSSKLTVARMIERDDFSKRFEKNEPISLHEFLYPLAQGQDSVHLKSDVELGGTDQKFNLLVGRQLQKEDGQEPQVCLMMPLLVGTDGSAKMSKSYDNYIGINEEPNDMYGKALSIPDNLIYTYYELVTDVETSQLPSIKEKIEKDPRNAKHDLAFTIVRMYHGEDAAKGAKTHFEQTVINKEVPDDAPEFFFETGKEIRLLDIVAETGFSPSNGETKRMIKQGGISIDDKKVTDKNHSITFSEGDEFALKVGKRNFGILKAK
- a CDS encoding MarR family winged helix-turn-helix transcriptional regulator yields the protein MGTHYDGTDEEKSTLNAFIKLMRASESLNGRLSRHLSDANLTVSQFGTLEALLHLGPLNQRELGQKLLKSGGNITLVIDNLQKNGLVEKKTDPNDRRAVIISLTKKGRSFIEEFFPQHLDKIKEEFSCLSIKEKEQLAGICKKLGQKPE